In the genome of Macrobrachium rosenbergii isolate ZJJX-2024 chromosome 44, ASM4041242v1, whole genome shotgun sequence, the window tatatatatatatatatatatatatatatatatatatatatatatatatatatatatatatatatataatgtaatatgtacggtaaaatgttagagagagagagagagagagagagagagagagagagagagagagagagagagagagagagaatttctttaacGAAGTTCCTGGCCGCTCAGATcgcaattaaaataaaacagaaaaagtgtaCCATGTTACGCGCATATGCATACTCCGACAACTTCAGATCTGTTCCCATTTAAGGATATCGGATAATCGATCTTACCATCAGTGGTATGACGTTTGTTGGAGTTGTCTCATATTGACAGCAGTCAAAATGAGTATGATtctgttaatataaataaaagacaagttAAAAGTAAAACGTTGTTTTCACTCTCAACGAGAATTTTGGGAGCATGGGAAACGGAGGTAATTACCTTCGCCTCTTACCAATCTATTCGGAATGCGCCGACGTGTCGGGTTCCAAAGTAAGGATATTTTCTTTGTGGGAGGGTGGCTGGTGATTTCTTTGTGATCTTTATGCCCGAATGACCGCCCGCATGCCCAGCTAGACGCAGCTGCTACGCTTCCTTTGTCACAAGCTATCACTAACTCTCACGTATTTCGAATCAGCAAATATACTTAATGCTTGATTACCGCCGATAATTTTTCAGTAACATATATTTGAATAAGTAATGTGACTAACACTATGTGCACATTACAGAATTTCAACAGAGAATTATAAAGATACATTGATCTCCAAGTACGTGAGATTTAGTGCGCAGGCCTTTTACCCTCCCGCGGCACATCTGGTGATCCAGTCAGGGTTTGAATGTCGAAGGGAGAATACGTTCCTGAACACGCTGAGTGATCTCCCATGTGGTGTTCGAGGTATTTTATGCAGTGTTGGTAGTGGTGGTGAGAGGCAAGATGGTGTCCAGTGTTTGTCGTGGATCATACCCGAGCATGACCCCACATGCCTCCCCTTCACGAAAACAACACATTGACCCCCAAAAGGATTACTTTTCTCCTTTGCAAGTGGAAACGTCAGTGGAGTATGACCTACCCGCACATATTTATCCTCCCAAGGATAGTGAACCCATCCTTATGATTCACCCAGGATATGTGTCGGCGGTGAGAGCCAGGTCAAGGGCAGTTGTAACGCCTTCGCCCACTGCCATGGTTGCCACCTCAGGAGCAGCCCGTCCTTTGGCTCCGTTGCAACTTCCCCAACAGCAGCAGGGGTCGAGTGCGAGGGCGACCTCCTCGAAAAGTGTGCTGCAGCAGAGGGCCTTTTGTACATGTGGCAATCCCAACTGCAATTCCTCTAGTGTCAAATCGGTCAGCAATGTACAGAGTGCTACAACAATCGTACAAAATGTTCAAAATCAGAGTGCCAGAAGTGTTCAGAGCCTAAAGAGTGTTCAAAGTCAGAACTCGGCAAGTGTTTTACCGAGTGCTCGTGATGTTAGTATTATGGGGATTAGTACTGCAAGAAGTGCGTCTGTTTTACTTCCACCGCAGCAGCCACAACAGCCGCAACCACAACagctacagcagcagcagcagcaacagcagcagcaacagcaatcTCAGAGTCAGCAACAGTCACAGATGATCTGGGGTAATGGTGGGCGCTGTCTTGGCCCTTGCTGTAATCCAAGGGCTGGTGCTATGGCTCCTTTACAGGCGGAATTTGTGGCACCCGGCCTTCCACCTTCCCTTCTCGCCCGCACGCCCACCAGAGGCACTGCGGGCGGATCGCCCAAGTTAAGGGCAGCCAGGACAAGGCGAGGCCTGTCTGTGGCTAGTAGTGTCAATCTCCCAGATTATTTGGGCAACAGTCGACCTGCAAGGGTGACGGGTGGAGCCGTTCACGCCCATCCCCGCCCAAGGGCACTATCTACCTCTATGGGTGCCTTGGCTGCAACGCCTGCGCCTCCTATGGCACATCAGCACATTGGCATGGGCGCCTCTCTGACCACGTCCCTGGATTTGGCGAGAGCGCATCCCCTCACCCCAAGATCTCTGATGCCCatgcaacaacagcaacagcaacaggcCGTCACAACCTCAACTTCGTCCCTCCTGTACACCGTGGGCCTCTCCAGAGATTCCGGATGCTCCGTGGGTGCAGATACCGCGGGCGGAGAATGGGCGGCTGACAGAACAAGAGGACTTGTGGACTCTGGATTCTGCACCCCAGTTGATCTCACGGATGATTTTGTAGCAGGTAAGAAGTCCCGACAAAAAAATTCTAGGGAGAGTGAGCGCCACGTTTCATTACTTTTCCATATCGTCTCAAAAAAGTTGTGGTGGTGAAATTTCGAGGTTACATTtcagttataaaagaaaattagattatACGTTTAAAATTTGAATATACGTGTAAAATTAGTATAAATGTCTAAGATACGAAAAATAGAATTGCGTTGGACAtcttgagaaaaaattaattattacgcCTAATTTACTTACCGTtcgtaatgtaatgtaatgtttcacgaaaaaaaacaagaactctcgtaagataaaattaataaaagcaatgTGAACAGTGACATTCTTATGAAGACTTCAGTTTCAAAATTTACCacttgaagaaatattttaaattccttgaaaaaagaacaagtaagaaATTATTTAGAGTATTTTTCTCATAgcaagtgttaataataataataataataataataataataataataataataataataataaaataataaaactcggAACAATTTCGAAATATCACATGCTATTTTGCGCCTCTTTTGTAAGGAAGAAAAAACTTGCAAGACGAGAaagaatataagataaaatatgttTTGACATTTTGTGTCAGA includes:
- the LOC136829351 gene encoding pneumococcal serine-rich repeat protein-like, whose translation is MVSSVCRGSYPSMTPHASPSRKQHIDPQKDYFSPLQVETSVEYDLPAHIYPPKDSEPILMIHPGYVSAVRARSRAVVTPSPTAMVATSGAARPLAPLQLPQQQQGSSARATSSKSVLQQRAFCTCGNPNCNSSSVKSVSNVQSATTIVQNVQNQSARSVQSLKSVQSQNSASVLPSARDVSIMGISTARSASVLLPPQQPQQPQPQQLQQQQQQQQQQQQSQSQQQSQMIWGNGGRCLGPCCNPRAGAMAPLQAEFVAPGLPPSLLARTPTRGTAGGSPKLRAARTRRGLSVASSVNLPDYLGNSRPARVTGGAVHAHPRPRALSTSMGALAATPAPPMAHQHIGMGASLTTSLDLARAHPLTPRSLMPMQQQQQQQAVTTSTSSLLYTVGLSRDSGCSVGADTAGGEWAADRTRGLVDSGFCTPVDLTDDFVADTLSLGATWKEPSTPLSSTMTSSISSSSSSGSSSSSSSSGGVHTSSLLPGAAHSHHYLPQPLWNLAY